A part of Amycolatopsis lurida genomic DNA contains:
- a CDS encoding ABC transporter integral membrane protein — MNTISSEWTKFWSVRSTWWCLISGLALMLAYSAALGFALQNGSDRPMAPHAVVTGAAFYLSQFAVVALATLFMTSEYASGSIRSTLQWVPVRNRVLAAKSAVLLPVLFGYGVLNTLAGVAISAPLIPAPDSSVGEVLATAAGMGAYFALLGLLCLGLGTALRSTAGTIVTVFVLLVMIPMFAGSLGWEDLVNYFPGFAGVNAMVTPGQPNPIFGGVAPYAPWVGVALCAAWAAAGLVTGSTVLRRRDA, encoded by the coding sequence ATGAACACGATCTCGTCGGAATGGACCAAGTTCTGGTCGGTCCGGTCGACCTGGTGGTGCCTGATCAGCGGGCTCGCCCTGATGCTGGCCTACTCGGCGGCTCTGGGTTTCGCGCTGCAGAACGGCAGCGACCGTCCGATGGCCCCGCACGCCGTGGTGACCGGAGCGGCGTTCTATCTCTCGCAGTTCGCCGTGGTCGCGCTGGCGACGCTGTTCATGACGAGCGAGTACGCCAGTGGCAGCATCCGCTCGACCCTGCAGTGGGTCCCGGTGCGGAACCGGGTCCTCGCGGCGAAATCGGCCGTCCTGCTGCCCGTGCTGTTCGGCTACGGCGTGCTGAACACCCTCGCCGGTGTGGCGATCTCGGCGCCGCTGATTCCCGCGCCGGACTCTTCGGTCGGCGAAGTCCTCGCGACCGCGGCGGGCATGGGCGCCTACTTCGCGCTGCTGGGCCTGCTCTGCCTCGGCCTGGGGACGGCGCTGCGCTCGACGGCGGGGACGATCGTGACGGTGTTCGTGCTGCTGGTGATGATCCCGATGTTCGCCGGCTCGCTGGGCTGGGAAGACCTCGTGAACTACTTCCCCGGCTTCGCGGGGGTCAACGCGATGGTCACGCCAGGGCAGCCGAACCCGATCTTCGGCGGCGTCGCGCCCTACGCGCCTTGGGTCGGCGTCGCGCTCTGTGCGGCTTGGGCGGCGGCCGGTCTGGTCACCGGTTCGACGGTGCTCAGGCGGCGGGACGCCTGA